A window of Cryptomeria japonica chromosome 3, Sugi_1.0, whole genome shotgun sequence contains these coding sequences:
- the LOC131027345 gene encoding uncharacterized protein LOC131027345 isoform X2: protein MAIVTGDRYVELLVKFVEKNAGSLLDGSVVLKLNPVGLHYVQSRLEALQELERLRTGAPVDYLRAYIADLGDHRALEQLRRVLLLLTSLKVVSVLPHPCRDPTPLPLLLFARLRFLELRGCDLSTSAARGLLDLRHTLEKLICHNSTDALRHIFAGRIVDIQDCPVWTRLSFVSCAGNTMVLMDESLQLLPVVETLDLSRNRFAKIANLRKCTKLKHLDLGFNHIRTISSLNEVTFGISKLILRNNALTTLRGIENLITLEGLDLSFNMISNFAEIELLASLPSLESLWLEGNPISFVRLYRQQVFSFFPNPRKLILDEKAISGREAWTAKIIVARRQKQRTGHGFYAPAKCEIQSDDSSKLRNSFKSCETSRSASLQHKAKTKLSRLAWIEDSENKSYMLSEGVEQDESCPSTCDSESQRWDRIDIGENIRTSALELMSRIEFLKREKSTTCFQEMTNLLDQTNDDMEDHLWGVNYNSRNEEACMESRNLSNREDDCFKENSVGIKEPTDHGERDFHDAKSLEMLDETNNGDKMVNKVEANSIVENYSPKGKTLLESLSNNGTLLPACPQSEIRESKVSQEVLNGLAYDSVGKLTRGNLISSLHGNITDEEISLDKSLDSLKAIDEIMESRSSSYCHSSPPHYKKDILHRRQNLEEEFMQLSLESYSLASSSDSETSQDELYLSDSSCSIDCQPTSPLNIERDITDIEFDTVCDDIKEESDRSHQSTLVKDQAFLANGHPQSNAVENSKMYHAIPSHTDDILVDAGVGGLPQSSAEVMSQMMEKKNIRKKKRRVVLLHAGMALDGKCEQTGNSSSFSSGSIRNGMRLSVSKEDGIVNSEGNKLHVANSSYKVKDLCTNCAETSDCNSNTVDVMSYDSLELYFHHKVADSRVSERCIYYVSCNCVRLWEDDPSERQVAVLLSSESKLYIVLTSSSLSQPGLQVLGSHGLHDISNILVGVGLQALSVGGTGLMLAVRHLTCF from the exons ATGGCGATCGTGACAGGCGATCGGTATGTGGAGCTGCTGGTGAAATTCGTGGAGAAGAACGCGGGGTCATTGCTGGATGGGAGTGTGGTATTGAAGTTGAATCCGGTGGGGTTGCATTATGTGCAGTCTAGGCTGGAGGCGCTGCAGGAGCTCGAGAGGCTGCGGACGGGAGCGCCTGTCGATTACCTGCGCGCGTACATTGCGGATTTGGGGGACCACAGAGCGCTGGAGCAGCTCCGCCGTGTGCTGCTACTCTTGACGTCTCTCAAAGTGGTCTCTGTTTTGCCCCATCCCTGTAGAGATCCCACACCGCTCCCGCTCTTGCTCTTTGCCCGCTTGAGGTTTTTGGAGCTCCGGGGATGCGACCTCTCCACCTCTGCCGCCAGAGGCCTCTTGGACCTGCGACACACTTTGGAGAAACTCATTTGCCACAATTCCACG GATGCCCTCAGGCATATTTTTGCAGGAAGGATTGTGGATATACAGGATTGCCCTGTATGGACTCGATTGTCCTTTGTGTCTTGTGCTGGGAACACCATGGTTCTCATGGACGAATCTTTGCAATTGCTTCCTGTGGTTGAAACTCTGGATTTGAGTCGAAACCGCTTTGCCAAAATTGCCAACCTACGGAAATGCACAAAATTGAAGCATTTAGATCTGGGTTTCAACCATATCCGCACAATTTCATCATTGAATGAG GTTACTTTTGGGATCAGTAAGCTTATTCTTAGAAATAATGCATTGACAACCTTGCGTGGGATTGAAAATTTAATCACTCTAGAAGGACTTGATCTATCGTTTAACATGATATCCAATTTTGCGGAGATTGAGTTGCTTGCAAGTCTTCCTTCCTTGGAAAGCCTCTGGCTGGAAGGTAATCCCATAAGTTTTGTTCGACTTTATCGGCAACAAGTTTTCAGCTTCTTTCCTAATCCACGTAAA TTGATATTAGATGAAAAAGCGATCAGTGGGAGGGAGGCCTGGACAGCAAAGATTATTGTGGCAAGAAGACAGAAGCAACGAACTGGTCATGGGTTCTATGCACCTGCAAAATGTGAAATTCAGTCAGATGACAGTAGCAAGCTGAGAAATTCTTTCAAGTCATGTGAAACCAGTAGGTCTGCTAGTCTCCAACATAAGGCTAAG ACAAAATTATCTCGGCTGGCTTGGATTGAGGATTCAGAAAACAAGAGCTATATGCTTTCAGAAGGTGTTGAACAGGATGAATCTTGTCCATCTACTTGTGATAGTGAAAGCCAGAGATGGGACAGAATTGATATCGGTGAGAATATTAGGACAAGTGCCCTGGAATTGATGAGTAGGATAGAATTTCTCAAGAGAGAGAAATCAACCACATGTTTTCAGGAAATGACAAACTTGTTGGACCAGACTAACGATGACATGGAAGATCACCTTTGGGGTGTTAATTATAATTCTAGGAATGAAGAGGCTTGTATGGAAAGTAGAAATCTGTCAAATAGAGAGGATGATTGTTTTAAAGAAAATTCAGTGGGCATCAAAGAGCCAACAGATCATGGTGAGCGAGATTTTCATGATGCCAAGTCACTAGAGATGCTAGATGAAACAAACAATGGTGACAAAATGGTGAATAAAGTAGAAGCAAATTCCATTGTGGAAAACTATTCTCCAAAGGGAAAAACTTTGTTAGAGTCCTTGTCAAATAATGGAACTTTGTTGCCTGCTTGTCCACAGTCAGAAATCAGAGAATCGAAAGTCTCACAGGAAGTATTGAATGGTCTTGCATACGACTCAGTGGGAAAGTTGACAAGAGGAAATTTAATCTCATCTCTACATGGTAATATAACAGATGAGGAAATTAGTTTGGATAAAAGCTTGGACTCACTAAAGGCTATAGATGAAATAATGGAATCCCGTTCCTCTTCTTATTGTCACAGTTCCCCCCCTCACTACAAGAAAGACATACTCCATCGTCGGCAGAACTTGGAGGAAGAATTTATGCAGCTTTCTCTTGAATCATATTCTCTGGCTTCATCATCAGACAGTGAGACAAGTCAAGATGAATTATATCTATCTGATTCCTCATGTTCTATTGATTGTCAACCTACTTCTCCATTAAATATAGAAAGAGACATTACAGACATTGAGTTTGATACAGTGTGTGATGATATCAAAGAGGAAAGTGACAGAAGTCATCAGAGTACATTGGTCAAGGATCAAGCCTTCCTTGCTAATGGCCACCCACAGTCAAATGCAGTGGAAAATTCAAAAATGTATCATGCCATACCATCACATACAGATGACATTTTGGTAGATGCAGGGGTTGGAGGGCTTCCTCAGTCCTCTGCTGAAGTTATGTCACAGATGATGGAGAAAAAAAAcataagaaagaagaaaagaagggTGGTTCTTTTACATGCAGGCATGGCTTTGGATGGAAAGTGTGAGCAAACTGGCAATTCCTCTAGCTTTTCTTCAGGCAGCATCAGAAATGGTATGAGACTATCAGTTTCCAAGGAGGATGGAATTGTTAATTCAGAAGGAAACAAACTGCATGTGGCAAACTCTTCATATAAAGTGAAGGATCTATGTACAAATTGTGCTGAAACTTCAGATTGCAACAGCAATACAGTAGATGTGATGTCATACGATTCCCTAGAGTTGTACTTTCATCACAAAGTTGCAGATTCTCGGGTATCAGAGAGATGCATATATTATGTCTCTTGCAATTGTGTCCGTCTGTGGGAAGATGATCCCAGTGAGAG ACAAGTTGCAGTGTTGTTGAGTAGTGAAAGCAAACTGTATATAGTACTAACATCATCAAGTTTAAGTCAGCCAG GCTTGCAAGTGTTGGGAAGCCATGGGCTCCACGATATTAGTAATATTCTTGTTGGAGTTGGTTTGCAGGCTCTAAG TGTGGGTGGAACAGGGTTAATGTTGGCTGTGCGGCATCTTACCTGTTTCTAA